A DNA window from Thermoanaerobaculales bacterium contains the following coding sequences:
- a CDS encoding winged helix-turn-helix domain-containing protein, protein MATTTRKDSELGARFWLDGWMVEPRLNRLSRGSVATQVERKAMDVLVYLAERAGEVVDRREIQDAIWQTEFVTYNTVAARIYELREALEDDSKDPRYIQTVPKRGYRLIATVRFGAVVEPGFGVLTEPRHERTDERSPYPGLLPFTESDAENFFGREAEIAALWRKIASRRLLAVVGPSGVGKSSLVRAGVVARAPTGWRAVVCQPGEEPFLALARALAADLAGDAEEMRRLLAFHDPDVALAVAARWRGRWDEALLVVDQFEELFTLNPEPVRERFAELLRRLVDAAGIHVLLVLRDDFLLDCHRHPQLEPIFSDLTPLGPPAGRELRRALTEPAARRLYAFERESMVDEMVGEVEAERGALPLLAFAVSRLWELRDRSRRLLTREAYERIGGVGGALAQHAEATLEPIGEGRQPVVRELFRNLVTAQGTRAVRDRDELLSVFDEGSRAEARSVLRALVDARLLTAFEDEAATGSTQGPHHRVEIVHESLLRAWPQLQRWQAQDAEGALLRDQLRQAAHLWQERGKPDDLLWAATSYREYAVWRERYPGALSELEEAFAAAMTSLATRRRRRRRIAVAAGFAILLAVLGVVGTLWRRSVQETRRAEAAKLAALAQARLVDDPTEALALTTASLEVADTREARELVMRVLWTAPPALELEVEEEAQLGVPSFSPNGHHVAVAGLVPEVRVWSEDGQGPIRLGGHSTSTDGMNTPIWAAGDLLVTGRGLEPGLPGFGDRVRVWSIPEGKLLRVVDFGSPGYWSVGGGRLFAQIRTAEGAGRQTLLRSWRLPDGSEELLDSLSAAEFAGGGPDRLFDVPGAGAFVASYGDVGVLGPSDLVAAPDGSGWVVARGNAVYLHPLGGGGPERLLDELEADASVASFGEAGVLAVDGDGGARQWSFGEGGPSRVWAIRRPAGAARALPDSAGRRVASVGPNQQPLRVWELDGLPGARPLELRRSGSWYDPVIAFHPRGDWCAATTHYQKRLTFWPLARPYPSVIERYEFPPNRRELTFSPDSGWLATGWKLGCVRLVPVRGGDPTAVRELRTPGDGKCADIRFDAEGRYLFVVSMKDAWVVPLDGEPCRLVVPGVESRQIESGAISPSGARVATAFFGGEGARDVYLFDVATGALQSFALPRPDKPTGLPEGINSLEFLDEQTLLTAGWGGVRRWDLATGTHELMVATDGHRMMRLSRAAGIAVTWGWASELGPGLELLDLATGRSRPLEGFGDDVESADLDPSGTVAATGSIDGSIRVGRVDGGEPHLLLGHTGNVFTVAISPDLRWVASAGDDNTVRLWPMPDLSKPPLHTLPHDELLAKLHSLTNLRAVRDPASDTGWKIELGPFPGWRDVPTW, encoded by the coding sequence ATGGCCACCACAACACGGAAGGACTCCGAGCTCGGGGCCCGATTCTGGCTTGACGGCTGGATGGTGGAGCCGCGCCTGAACCGGCTGTCGCGCGGTAGCGTCGCAACCCAGGTCGAACGCAAGGCGATGGACGTTCTCGTCTACCTCGCCGAGCGAGCTGGCGAGGTGGTGGACAGGCGGGAGATACAGGACGCGATCTGGCAGACCGAGTTCGTCACGTACAACACGGTCGCCGCGCGGATCTACGAGCTCCGCGAGGCCCTCGAGGATGATTCAAAGGACCCCCGCTACATCCAGACGGTTCCCAAGCGCGGCTACCGGTTGATCGCCACGGTCCGCTTCGGCGCAGTGGTGGAGCCCGGGTTCGGCGTGCTCACCGAGCCGCGACACGAGCGGACGGATGAGCGGTCGCCGTACCCGGGGCTGTTGCCGTTCACCGAATCCGACGCTGAGAACTTCTTCGGCCGCGAGGCCGAGATTGCGGCGCTGTGGCGCAAGATTGCGAGCCGCCGGCTGCTCGCGGTGGTGGGACCGTCCGGGGTGGGCAAGAGCTCGTTGGTGCGGGCAGGGGTCGTCGCCAGGGCGCCAACTGGGTGGCGGGCGGTGGTCTGCCAGCCGGGCGAGGAGCCCTTCCTGGCCCTGGCTCGGGCGCTGGCGGCCGACCTGGCGGGCGACGCCGAGGAAATGCGTCGGCTGCTCGCGTTCCACGATCCCGACGTGGCGCTGGCCGTGGCGGCGCGCTGGCGGGGCCGGTGGGACGAGGCGCTGCTGGTCGTGGACCAGTTCGAGGAGCTCTTCACCCTCAACCCCGAGCCGGTGCGGGAGCGCTTCGCAGAGCTGCTGCGACGCCTGGTGGACGCGGCCGGGATCCACGTGCTGCTCGTCCTGCGGGACGACTTCCTGCTTGACTGCCACCGCCACCCGCAGCTGGAGCCGATCTTCAGCGATCTCACGCCCCTCGGGCCGCCGGCCGGCAGGGAGCTGCGGCGGGCGCTGACCGAGCCGGCGGCGCGGCGGCTCTATGCGTTCGAGAGGGAGTCGATGGTCGACGAGATGGTGGGGGAGGTGGAGGCGGAGCGGGGGGCCCTGCCGCTGCTCGCGTTCGCGGTGTCGCGGCTGTGGGAGCTGCGGGACCGGTCGCGGCGCCTCTTGACGCGGGAGGCGTACGAGCGGATCGGCGGTGTGGGTGGCGCGCTCGCCCAGCACGCGGAGGCGACCCTGGAGCCGATCGGGGAGGGGCGACAGCCGGTGGTGCGGGAGCTGTTCCGCAACCTGGTGACGGCGCAGGGCACGCGAGCGGTGCGGGACAGGGACGAATTGCTGTCGGTGTTCGACGAGGGATCCAGGGCCGAGGCACGCTCGGTGCTCCGGGCGCTGGTGGACGCGCGCCTGCTGACCGCCTTCGAGGACGAGGCGGCAACCGGGAGCACCCAGGGTCCTCATCACCGCGTGGAAATCGTGCACGAGTCGCTGCTGCGGGCATGGCCGCAGCTCCAGCGCTGGCAAGCGCAGGACGCCGAGGGGGCGCTGCTGCGCGATCAGCTCCGGCAGGCGGCGCACCTCTGGCAGGAAAGGGGGAAGCCGGACGACCTGCTGTGGGCCGCGACCTCGTACCGCGAGTACGCAGTCTGGCGGGAGCGGTATCCCGGCGCTCTGTCCGAGCTCGAGGAGGCCTTTGCGGCGGCGATGACCTCGCTCGCAACCCGCCGGCGACGGCGACGGCGAATCGCTGTTGCAGCAGGCTTCGCCATCCTGCTCGCAGTCCTTGGCGTGGTTGGAACCCTTTGGCGCCGCAGCGTGCAGGAGACCCGCCGCGCCGAGGCCGCCAAGCTCGCCGCCCTGGCACAGGCGCGCCTCGTGGACGATCCGACCGAGGCGCTGGCCCTGACCACCGCGAGCCTGGAGGTCGCCGACACCCGGGAGGCGCGCGAGCTCGTGATGCGGGTGCTCTGGACCGCACCGCCGGCTCTCGAGCTCGAGGTGGAGGAGGAGGCGCAGCTCGGGGTCCCGAGCTTCAGCCCGAATGGCCATCACGTCGCCGTGGCCGGCCTCGTGCCCGAGGTGAGGGTGTGGTCCGAGGACGGGCAGGGGCCGATCCGGCTTGGCGGGCACTCAACCAGCACGGACGGGATGAACACGCCGATCTGGGCGGCGGGGGACCTGCTCGTCACCGGTCGGGGCCTCGAACCCGGGTTGCCAGGATTTGGCGATCGCGTGCGGGTGTGGTCGATCCCCGAAGGGAAGCTCCTTCGGGTGGTCGACTTCGGCTCGCCCGGGTACTGGTCCGTAGGGGGCGGACGCCTGTTCGCTCAGATCCGTACGGCGGAAGGGGCGGGCCGCCAGACCCTGCTCAGGTCCTGGCGACTGCCGGACGGCTCGGAGGAGCTGCTCGACAGCCTGTCCGCGGCGGAGTTCGCCGGGGGAGGACCCGACAGGCTGTTCGACGTGCCCGGGGCAGGCGCGTTCGTGGCGTCCTACGGGGACGTCGGCGTCCTCGGCCCTTCGGATTTAGTCGCCGCACCGGACGGCTCGGGGTGGGTGGTGGCCAGGGGCAACGCGGTTTACCTCCACCCGCTCGGCGGAGGAGGGCCCGAACGGCTGCTCGACGAGCTCGAGGCCGACGCATCCGTGGCTTCCTTCGGTGAGGCCGGCGTGCTCGCCGTCGACGGGGACGGTGGCGCCCGGCAGTGGTCCTTCGGCGAAGGCGGGCCGAGCCGGGTCTGGGCGATTCGCCGTCCCGCCGGCGCCGCGAGGGCCCTCCCGGACTCAGCCGGACGCCGAGTGGCGAGCGTGGGTCCGAACCAGCAACCCCTGCGAGTGTGGGAGCTCGACGGTTTGCCAGGGGCGAGGCCCCTCGAGCTTCGCCGGAGCGGCTCCTGGTATGACCCGGTCATCGCGTTCCACCCGAGAGGAGACTGGTGCGCCGCCACCACCCACTACCAAAAGCGACTGACCTTCTGGCCGCTCGCGCGCCCCTACCCCAGCGTCATCGAGAGGTATGAGTTCCCCCCGAACCGCCGGGAGCTCACTTTCAGCCCGGACAGCGGCTGGCTGGCGACGGGCTGGAAGCTCGGATGCGTCCGCCTGGTGCCGGTGCGAGGCGGAGACCCGACAGCGGTGCGGGAACTCCGCACGCCGGGGGATGGCAAGTGTGCCGACATCCGCTTCGACGCCGAGGGGCGTTACCTCTTCGTCGTCTCCATGAAGGACGCTTGGGTCGTGCCGCTCGACGGCGAGCCATGCCGTCTGGTGGTCCCAGGGGTCGAGAGCCGGCAGATCGAGTCGGGGGCCATCTCGCCCAGCGGCGCACGAGTCGCAACCGCTTTTTTTGGTGGCGAGGGTGCCAGGGACGTTTACCTCTTCGATGTCGCCACTGGAGCCCTGCAGAGCTTCGCCCTCCCCCGGCCCGACAAACCGACCGGCCTTCCAGAAGGCATCAACAGCCTCGAGTTCCTCGACGAGCAGACCCTGCTCACGGCTGGCTGGGGCGGCGTCCGGCGCTGGGACCTCGCCACCGGAACGCACGAGCTGATGGTGGCAACGGATGGGCACAGGATGATGCGGTTGAGCCGCGCCGCCGGCATCGCAGTCACCTGGGGGTGGGCCTCGGAGTTGGGCCCAGGTCTCGAGCTGCTCGACCTCGCCACGGGAAGGAGCCGACCGCTCGAGGGATTCGGTGACGACGTCGAATCGGCCGACCTCGATCCCTCGGGGACCGTTGCCGCGACCGGCAGCATCGACGGCAGCATCCGGGTCGGCCGCGTCGATGGCGGCGAGCCCCACCTGCTCCTGGGCCACACCGGCAACGTGTTTACCGTTGCCATCTCCCCCGACCTGCGCTGGGTGGCCTCGGCCGGCGACGACAACACCGTCCGCCTGTGGCCGATGCCCGATCTCTCGAAGCCGCCGCTGCACACCCTGCCGCATGACGAGCTGCTCGCCAAGCTCCATTCTCTGACCAACCTGCGAGCGGTGCGCGACCCGGCCTCGGACACTGGCTGGAAGATCGAGCTCGGCCCCTTCCCCGGCTGGCGCGACGTCCCCACCTGGTGA
- a CDS encoding type II toxin-antitoxin system VapC family toxin, which yields MICVDTTFLVDLWRDRDLPDCPCRNLLTTHPGEVFAVPAHAAGEFLEGGAAVSPERLEQSLAFLRLFRVGEVGIETAHRYAVIVAGLRKESRLVGTSKPDLWVAAWAIQNGAPLATRNTKHFRGIPGLELIDYPET from the coding sequence ATGATCTGCGTTGACACCACCTTCCTCGTCGACCTCTGGCGGGACCGGGACCTGCCCGACTGTCCATGTCGAAACCTGCTGACCACCCACCCTGGCGAGGTGTTCGCGGTCCCGGCCCACGCGGCCGGCGAGTTCCTCGAAGGCGGGGCAGCGGTCTCGCCCGAGCGGCTCGAGCAGTCGCTCGCGTTCTTGAGGCTCTTTCGCGTCGGCGAGGTCGGCATCGAAACCGCCCATCGATATGCGGTCATCGTGGCGGGTCTGCGGAAGGAGTCCCGCCTCGTCGGTACGTCGAAGCCCGACCTCTGGGTGGCCGCCTGGGCAATCCAGAACGGCGCCCCGCTCGCAACCCGGAACACGAAGCACTTCAGAGGCATCCCGGGCCTCGAGCTGATCGATTACCCCGAGACGTGA
- a CDS encoding TonB-dependent receptor, with the protein MQIRAVVASAILLAAAVTAWAQTTTGRMIGAVVDEGGAPLPGVIVTIASPSLIGGPQTKVTNELGELSFVLLAPGDYSVRAELPGFITQERCEVKVPLGGAAAVTVTMPAGTFSGEVEVVDETPVVDPTQVNTGQVFERSYMQDSAIGSANRDYLVLVNQAAGVTGGSWGPPQSQVFGSTIGENAYFIDGTASTDPAMSTATVMLNFDAVEEIQLLTAGFEAEHGFATGGIINVLTRSGGNRLSGTLDVRYRDDSLQESGDNFDADELSSKHEVLGATLGGPIVRDRLWLFASYQWIDDEFTPIASPSTRDSERHSYLAKVTWQAHPSWRAVGTYSSSPGVDSYANASRWVMPEATSRDDIVPTVVSAELSAVVSDSLLWNTTLGGYLFDDEYAPQSGDLQTIGHYNYDTGLNSYNFYNQQYWTSRRDQLATDLTWFVDDLLGSHELKGGIEYSDMELSVAFCSTGTPNGERCVPGGVGFFFDDVQLEGGTVPWLMWEYRSSGTTEYTGSVATAFAQDAWRVARDLTLKLGVRYDAVSYDINDGTEVAGMGMWQPRLGLAWDLTGDARNVVRASWGRFLHPSALTLPWHARAVDEPSYRWYSCSGALPLELGIPVGSAAACAAAAADLGWGYRLDNAGWDPYGWALAPWEHYSSQPNRIDANLSATHADELILAYERQIADRSSIELSFVDKATRDIIDDTCSGNWPVPTAGAPCDYYVLGNIAGLRRDYRAFILRLETRSLDWLTLLGSYTWSQSEGNVEYTQEAGADFDVYPWHYDNRYGYLSNHRTHRIKLNGFVTLEGDWSIAFDGSWSSPFTWTPYENAGDNQEIPYDRHSLEPRGSRDANDVYQLDVQLEKGFTIGAVRLAVIGSAYNVASNEQPTSVCEHISGCGAAEDGAPIAMGDPTDWQTPRRYELGFRVEF; encoded by the coding sequence TTGCAGATCCGCGCGGTCGTGGCCTCGGCGATCCTCCTCGCAGCAGCTGTGACTGCGTGGGCGCAGACCACCACCGGCCGGATGATCGGCGCCGTTGTCGATGAGGGGGGCGCTCCCCTGCCTGGTGTCATCGTGACCATCGCGTCGCCGTCGCTCATCGGCGGGCCGCAGACCAAGGTCACGAACGAGCTTGGGGAGCTCTCCTTCGTCTTGCTCGCGCCGGGCGACTACTCCGTGAGGGCCGAGCTCCCCGGCTTCATCACCCAGGAGCGGTGCGAGGTCAAGGTCCCCCTCGGCGGCGCGGCCGCGGTGACCGTCACGATGCCGGCCGGCACCTTCAGTGGCGAGGTCGAGGTCGTCGACGAGACCCCGGTGGTCGACCCGACCCAGGTCAACACCGGCCAGGTGTTCGAGCGAAGCTACATGCAGGACTCCGCCATCGGCTCGGCCAACCGCGATTACCTGGTTCTGGTCAACCAGGCCGCCGGCGTCACCGGCGGGTCGTGGGGGCCGCCGCAGTCCCAGGTTTTCGGATCGACGATCGGCGAGAACGCCTACTTCATCGACGGCACGGCCTCGACCGACCCGGCGATGTCAACCGCCACGGTCATGCTGAACTTCGACGCCGTCGAGGAGATCCAGCTCCTCACTGCCGGCTTCGAGGCCGAACATGGATTCGCGACCGGCGGCATCATCAACGTCCTAACCAGGTCGGGCGGCAACCGGCTCTCGGGGACCCTCGACGTGCGCTACCGCGATGACTCGCTCCAGGAGAGCGGCGACAACTTCGATGCCGATGAGCTGTCGTCGAAGCACGAGGTTCTCGGGGCGACCCTCGGCGGGCCGATCGTGCGCGACCGGCTGTGGTTATTCGCCTCGTACCAGTGGATTGACGACGAGTTCACGCCCATCGCCTCGCCCTCCACTCGGGACAGCGAGCGGCACAGCTACCTCGCCAAGGTGACCTGGCAGGCCCACCCGAGCTGGCGGGCCGTCGGCACGTACTCGTCCAGCCCCGGGGTGGACAGCTACGCCAACGCCTCGCGGTGGGTGATGCCCGAAGCCACCTCGCGGGACGACATCGTGCCGACGGTCGTCTCCGCCGAGCTGAGCGCGGTGGTGTCCGACTCGCTGCTCTGGAACACCACTCTCGGCGGATACCTGTTCGACGATGAGTACGCCCCGCAGTCCGGGGACCTGCAGACGATCGGCCACTACAACTACGACACCGGGTTGAACAGCTACAACTTCTACAACCAGCAGTACTGGACGTCGCGTCGTGACCAGCTCGCGACCGACCTGACTTGGTTCGTCGACGATCTCCTGGGCTCGCACGAGCTCAAGGGCGGCATCGAGTACTCGGACATGGAGCTGTCGGTCGCCTTCTGCAGCACCGGGACGCCGAATGGCGAGCGCTGCGTCCCCGGTGGCGTTGGCTTCTTCTTCGACGACGTCCAGCTCGAAGGGGGGACCGTCCCGTGGCTGATGTGGGAGTACCGGAGCTCCGGCACGACCGAGTACACGGGATCAGTCGCGACGGCCTTTGCGCAGGACGCCTGGCGGGTGGCCCGTGACCTCACCCTCAAGCTCGGGGTGCGGTACGACGCGGTGAGCTACGACATCAACGACGGCACCGAAGTCGCCGGCATGGGGATGTGGCAGCCGAGGCTCGGTCTCGCCTGGGACCTCACCGGCGATGCCCGAAACGTGGTGCGGGCGAGCTGGGGACGGTTCCTGCACCCGAGCGCGCTCACCCTTCCCTGGCACGCGCGCGCCGTCGACGAGCCTTCCTACCGCTGGTACTCCTGCTCGGGCGCCCTGCCGCTCGAGCTCGGGATTCCGGTCGGATCGGCCGCCGCGTGCGCGGCGGCTGCCGCGGACCTCGGCTGGGGCTACCGGCTGGACAACGCCGGCTGGGACCCCTATGGCTGGGCGCTCGCCCCGTGGGAGCACTACAGCTCCCAACCGAACCGAATCGACGCGAATCTCAGCGCGACCCACGCCGACGAGCTGATCCTGGCCTACGAGCGTCAGATCGCCGACCGCTCGTCGATCGAGCTCAGCTTCGTCGACAAGGCGACCCGCGACATCATCGACGACACCTGCAGCGGAAACTGGCCGGTGCCCACCGCAGGGGCACCGTGCGACTACTACGTCCTCGGCAACATCGCGGGGCTCAGGAGGGACTACCGGGCGTTCATCCTCAGGCTCGAGACCCGGAGCCTCGACTGGCTCACGCTGCTCGGCTCCTACACCTGGTCGCAGTCCGAGGGCAACGTCGAGTACACCCAGGAGGCGGGGGCGGACTTCGACGTCTACCCGTGGCACTACGACAACCGCTACGGCTACCTGTCAAACCACCGCACCCACCGGATCAAGCTGAACGGCTTCGTCACCCTGGAGGGCGACTGGAGCATCGCCTTCGACGGTTCCTGGTCCTCGCCCTTCACCTGGACTCCGTACGAGAATGCGGGCGACAACCAAGAGATCCCCTACGACCGGCACTCCCTCGAGCCGCGGGGCAGCCGCGACGCCAACGACGTCTATCAGCTCGACGTCCAGCTCGAGAAGGGCTTCACGATCGGAGCGGTCCGGCTGGCGGTCATCGGCTCGGCCTACAACGTCGCCAGCAACGAGCAGCCGACTTCCGTCTGCGAGCACATCAGCGGCTGCGGGGCCGCCGAGGACGGGGCACCGATCGCCATGGGCGACCCCACCGACTGGCAGACCCCTCGCCGCTACGAGCTCGGCTTCCGGGTCGAGTTCTAG
- a CDS encoding antitoxin VapB family protein — MSSKTIAVDSRVYDKLASVKREGESFSKAIDRLIDKVGDASTGRDILRGLSEVPPLPAEDAEVMLAVVAENRESEPWDEHDLR; from the coding sequence ATGAGTTCGAAGACCATTGCCGTTGACTCGCGAGTCTACGACAAGCTCGCGAGTGTGAAGCGAGAGGGCGAGTCCTTCTCCAAGGCGATCGACCGCCTGATCGACAAGGTGGGCGACGCCTCCACAGGGCGCGACATCCTTCGCGGCCTGTCGGAGGTCCCGCCTCTCCCAGCAGAGGACGCCGAGGTCATGCTGGCGGTGGTCGCCGAGAACCGGGAGAGCGAGCCCTGGGACGAGCATGATCTGCGTTGA